The Osmerus eperlanus chromosome 20, fOsmEpe2.1, whole genome shotgun sequence DNA segment ATTTGAGGATGCTGGGGCCTGACAATCATAGGCACAGGCAGGGGCTGGGTGTCAACACCCTGTCAATTCCTCTTAAGTAACTAGGACATCTGAAATAACTTAATAAATGAGTGACGCAAACTTCCAACTGAAATGACGCATTGATGTAGATGATTTAAGGACGATAGGCAAGAAAAAGGAAGATTCAAATGAACTGTTTTGTGTCAACCatcttcccccccccaaaaaaatctacctttttaaacaaacaaaaaaacaaaatagaATGTCAATCTGACGACAGCTATCAAAATATGTGACCTCTTGTGCCAAGACACAGACCGCAGTTTTGAAGAAAgctttgaaactttttttcaaaaatattttgaaaCCTTTCAAAACTGTCTCAACTTTCTTccccaaaaatattttctacctttcgaaaacttttaaaaatatatatatttccaaGCAGGGCTGTTTTGGGCCTTGCaacgaaatgcaccccctgccaaCTTTTACTAGGAAAGTGCCAGAAGCCTGAAacctactgtggttactcatccCCTCAAAATACAGTAAGAAGAATATTTTCAACGACAGCTATCAAAATATGTGACCTCTCGTGCCCAGGTCGTTCAGTTGTTGACCAGATGGGTGATTGTCTTTTGTTTATACATGGCAAGGACAAATAAGTCACCTGAGATGGTTTGGTTGGTGTGTCAGACAAGGAGGTCACATGGAAAGATGCCCCCACAATGGAGGACTGTGGAACTTAAGGAAATTGGGCGAGAAATTGATAGTGGCAGAGTATGACACGACATATCTCAGTTTGTCATCTTGACTTTGTTAGATGGAGGAGTGGTGGCTGTGATAGTTTCTGTCTGACCAATGTTCCAGTGGAATACGAATACGAAAGCAACAGGAAGTCAATGTCTGCATCCGAGAATGTGTGAATCAAAGATAAACTGCATCCAATCATAAACCAACCTGATAGCCATGATGCAATCGCGGGTTTGATTGGTTTCGGTTTATCTCTGATGTTTGAATCCTTGTAGCAGAGAGCTGTCGCCTCAGCCTGCTATATCATAAACCTCTGTACAACAAACTTACCTGAACTTATTCAGACATATTCCAATGTTCATACAAAATTTTAGTTTTAGTATGTCAATCTACCATTCTTTCTCTGTGCTAATGGTTATTCAAATTACTCCACATTTGTATTTCTCTGTATCCTCTCCATGGGCACAATTCTCTCAATATATCTCAATATATACTGCATGCATGGAATTCAGTACTGTGCAGATCCATTAGAACACACTATGACCATTTTGTATAATAGCGTTTTGTGTTTTACCTAGGTTGGAATTACATTTTCACAGAAGGCTACAGCGTCTGACTTTACATAGATTTTCATGACTGATTGACATGACATCTGATTGTGCCATGCTGAAATTGCACACTTCCACTTTAAATGGGAACCAGTTTGTAAGAGCAGCTGTAGCTGTGCCAAGCGCGAGATCTGCAGTCGTGTTCGCGCACGCAGTTCACTGTCGGGATCTTGATGCAGACTACAGTTCGGAAGTAATATTTGGACCAGTTCATCGTTTTCAACCAAGGGTAACTCATGTCCTGCCTTCTTTTACATATTGAGTAGCAGGAAACGTTTTAACTTTCGCGTGAGGAATCAAGTGAGGCTTGAGAACCAAGCTACACCTGGATGAAGATACGACTTTGTGAAATAAAAGCCTAATTTTCCCCTCATCAGCGTGGGAAACAGATCCACTTGGAAATTTAAGATACTGTGCGTATTTCGAGAGACCTGCAGCTCTCGATGGATTCGAGCCTATTGGCAAGGTTTTAGTGACTTTTGTGCGGTCGTGCCTACGGTTTGGCAGATGGCAGCGTTCTCCCAGTGGTAACAGGTGGAGCCGTGTCCTCCACCAGCATCTATCACGTTTCAAAGCAGAAGTGGCATGGGAAATCAAGTGGACAAGCTGTCACATTTAAGTTATGCTGAAGTTCCGACAGTGGACCCAAACGGGTTGGACACCGAAGAAGGTCCACGGATCGGAGTGTCATACATTTTTTCGAATGATGACGATGAATTGGAGGAAAATGTCGAAGGAACAGGAAACCAAAATCAGGAAGAAAAACACTACGACAAGTACAACGAGGTCGAGTGTGCCGTTTACAATCGAGACGAATGCATTTATGATAAAAGCATCAAGAGTTCAGACCTCGAAACACACTCTCCAGAGAATGTACTCAACATATGCAAAGCAGGTGACTTGGTGGAGTTTGTGGCAACCGGTCAGTACCCACACTGGGCTGTTTATGTAGGAGACTTACAGGTCGTGCACTTGCACCGCGCTGAAGTCAAGAACAGCTTTTTGATAGATGCTAGCCAAGGCAGAAGATGCAGGATTGTTAACGAACTGTACAAGTTCAAACCATTTGGTCCTGATAT contains these protein-coding regions:
- the lratd2a gene encoding protein LRATD2a, with amino-acid sequence MGNQVDKLSHLSYAEVPTVDPNGLDTEEGPRIGVSYIFSNDDDELEENVEGTGNQNQEEKHYDKYNEVECAVYNRDECIYDKSIKSSDLETHSPENVLNICKAGDLVEFVATGQYPHWAVYVGDLQVVHLHRAEVKNSFLIDASQGRRCRIVNELYKFKPFGPDMVVQNAMEQVGSKERELSWRNSECFAAWCRFGKREFKMGGEIRIGKQPYRLKIFMSDKQTHVLEFQSLEDLIMEKRRNDQVGRTSVIQELANHLKSVVEIKNDTAPSETFQNPL